In Penaeus monodon isolate SGIC_2016 unplaced genomic scaffold, NSTDA_Pmon_1 PmonScaffold_16941, whole genome shotgun sequence, the sequence GGTAGAACTGCGACCAGAAATTACAGTGTGCTCTCACCACTCAGGCCCTGAGGGATGCCAGGACCGCAGGGGTTGTAGATGCATACACATTTGTCAGCAATACACCAGAAATTCGTGCAAGGATCCTTACTGTGTCCTTGGCCATAAGTGGCGTACCGATCACAATATTGCTGCCCTTCGTTCATATTTCATAGAGCATATCCCTGTACCAATTTTACAAAAGATTTTGGTTCAGCCACTACATACAATGGCTCCTGTTGGTAAAAATAACTATTTGTCTTGAATACAACACAAAGGTTGCATCCAAGATGACTGTACTTCACTTCATATATGTCAAAGTTTTGTTGTAAGTCGAACTAGATGTCAGCAAAAAAAATGTCAATTAAATCATGACATACTGACTCCTCAGTGCTGTAAAGTTCTCTCTGCACATGGCTTCTCAACCAATGAAACCCCATGTGATATTGTTGTAGCAATATTAGCTGCAAATTCTGAAATTCTTCAACaggatatgaaagaaaatacTGTTGGTTCACCTGAAACCAAATCACTGACTAAAAGTGTATCTGAAAACGCCGAAAAACGGAAGGATGAATCTGAAATTCCCGAGAGGAAAGAGGGTTATATTTCCAAAGATTCTGAGAGTGCTTCCtcagatgatgaaaatggtgttcagtcacaaaaaaaatgagaatgaaactaAGTCTGCAAGTAGTCAGAAATCTGGAAAAGCCCTAGATATGAATGAAGATAGTGTTCGCAGTGAAACAACCAAAATAACTGACAGTGATACAACAGAATTAAAGCATTCTCATACTTCAACCACATCTCTACCTAAAAGTACTCCAGTATCAATAAAGACGTATTGGGCACAGGATGTTCAAGGAAATGTGGCTGTCCTGAGATTTGCTATACTCTGTTGAAGGAATGTGTAGGGATGAAGGCTCAGGCTGCAAGAGACTTCATTCAAGTGAGCATTTCCACTGGCAAGTGATGAAACAGAACGAGAATTGGTATAATTTACCCGAACAGCAGGTGATCACTTTGGAACACACCTATTGCAATCCCGATGAGGACTGTGTCGATTTACCTCGGTTAGATCCTACTCATCTGAAGGCTTCAGCTAGAGGTCTTCTTATATTGATGGGACGTGATACCTGGTCAGCCAATTTCAGTTCAATGACTCTGACTAATTCGTCTAAAAGTCAGATACTGAAAATACGCAGATTATGTACACAGTATATTGATGGACAAGAGATTAAGCCATCGAATTTCCTTTGGTACTTTTTGGATATACAGAAAAACTGGGTTCAATATGGACTTTCTGATACAACAGGGAAGACAAAGTTGATTGTAGATGCAACATCTAAAGACATTGAAAAACAGTACCGCCAAAATCCAGCATCTACGTATTCATTCAAGAGTAGTGCTTTCCAATATGTTTTAGATTTCAAGAGCATGACTCAGACTAACCAGAAAACAAATGTAGTAAGGCAGGTGAGACGACGTCCTGAGCCACATCTAAAAAAACAAGATGAAGACTCTGAAGAAGAGAAGCCCAAAGACCTTCCTTCGTCTTGGGAGATAATGCAGCCTGAAGAACGGGTCCGTACAGTAACTTTGGCCCCATCCTCGAGTGAATACCAAGCAGTCACTGCCCTTTTGAATGGCCGTATTTCTACTTCCAACATTATCAAGATTGAAAGGGTACAGAATCCATACTTATGGCGTGCATTTGTAAACAAAATTACTGAAATGTCATCCGTGCTAGGTGACAAAACAAAAGTAGATATCCGACAATTATTCCACGGTACAAATCATAATGTGGTTTCTAGTATCTGTGCCGAGAACTTTGACTGGCGTCTTCATGGTTCAAACACTGGCCAATTATATGGTCGCGGGACCTATTTCTCAACTGATGCTGCATACTCTTATTCATATTGTGGGCCCGATGGTTCAGGAATGAAATACATTTTTGTTGCACAAGTTGCAGTGGGTGCTTTTACCGTCGGCATATCATCGATGGTGAGACCTCCTCTCAATCCTGCAACTGGCATGCTTTATGACTCGACTGTGAACCGGGAGAGAAATCCAGGCATCattgtaaaaatatgataaacaggAATATTCCCCGAGTATATATTAACTTTTGGAATAATGTTCTTTGATCATGGTATTTGCAACATAAATGACATTTTCTAGAAGTGTAGGTCTTATGGTGTAGTTTCATATTCCCTTTCCTCTAGAGATCCTCGCAATTTTAAAATAGCAGATATATTTACCATAAAATATGcaacaataatttatttttaaaattagttaaAACTGAGATAATGCTTTGATTCCTGATTGTAATTAAGGAGCAAtggcctatttttttttaccaaataatGTCCAGATTCtttatttgatataattaattTCTTACAAGAAATTACATTGcagtatttgtttttaaatactttgtattttactttttgatCGGGAAATTGATGttattttaccattcatttgGATCTAATATATTTCTGATAttgataaaaaccccaaaaaacaaaaaaaaaaaaaaactataggcgGTTAATAtcatttcaaaataaatatatatcttcatgGAGTTATGATAGCTGTTAGTAtggaaatatattatttgtaaaatttgaTGCCAAATTTAGTTATGGGTTGTATTTGGATTATATACTTGTAACCTAAAAGATGGTAGTTAATCACTGATCTTTATGGTTTATTTCTTTGCTAGAACACTTTCCTACTCGCAATTTGTGCaggttttttcttaattttactctTTTACAAAAATTGTATCCCACTGTGATTTGATATTTATTACAATGCCAATGCAGTATATTAATAAACACGCAAAGGTTTCTGGGCCTTTAACATTCTATTTACCTAAAGCAGTTTGTAGTATGCGATAATTAGCTATTTTGTAATTCCTGTTTATAGAATGTGTTtgagatgatataaatatacaaggtTTTGTATACACTATACATTTTTATTGAGGTTTCAATTTCGCTTGGCTGGTTTGGTAATTAATAATGACTGGTTACTGATTTGGGTGAATATATGGTTATGATAGTTTGGTGACAATTTGCGTACAACATTATAGATTTAAGCGAGACGGAAATCTTACCTTTTACTTACATACTCTTGACCTGTTCCGAGCTTCTCTGGGTATTAAATTCTCTATGACTGGAAGGGTTTGTCGAATGGAGCCACTAAAAGGACCAACTTTGACATTCATGTCAAACAAATGGGTGAGAATAATTAAATACTAACTAcagaatttttatttacttattataatgaacacatcatcatcatcatcatcatcatccctcatcatcatatcatcatcatcatcatcatcatcatcatcatcatcacatcaccctcatcatcatcatcatcattatttgtgtgtgtgtgttgtgtgtgtgtgtgtttttgtgtggtgtgtgtgtgtgggtgtgtgtgtgtgtgtgtgtggtggtgtgtgtgtgtggtgtgtgtgttttggtgtgtgtgtgtggttgtggtgtgtgtgtggtgtgtgtgtgttgtgtgtgtgtgtgtgtgtgtgtgtgtatacacattatatatataaatattaaatatatatatagatatatattatatataaacgtacacgcacacgcacacgcacgcacacgcacacacgcacgcacacgcacacacgcacgcacgcacgcacgcacgcacgcacgcacgcacgcacacacacacacacacacacacacacacacaaccccacacacaaaacacaccacacacaaacacacacaccacacacacacacacgatgtaaataaaaacgatgtgaaagaggcgttctatgccaaaatcgcatctgtggcagacgattgcccctggcgagacattagcattgttctgggcgacttcaatgcggttttccggtgtgaccgagctggctacgaagatgtctgtcggcccccatggctcggagctgatcccagcagcgagaatagcctccttctccggactttgctaggtcccagaaaatgaggatctctggctcctgggaccacgcccaacccgcatcgctggacttggtacagcgatacgggtaatgtggccaaggagatcgaccacattcttgtcagcacgcgatggaggatcctccagaacgcgggttttccggagtgccgagttctgtggcaccgaccataggctgcttggctACCCTGGGGGGCCActtaaaactccccgtccccccgtGGCCACCCaagggtttcacttggacagacaaaggggaggaggaggggcccccgggggttttcccacGGCATCTCTGACCATTGCAGAAACCGCCCCTGACGGAcccattgctctgtgggagcccttTCAAGGCGAAACCCGAAGCAgctggagtccattggcgtacgcccaaggacaaggcggGATACCTCTCCCTGGAACATTAGGGGCCATGAAGTTTTGTCGCAAGCTTGGCTAAATGGGAATAAATTTTTGCGTCTTTCCCTGGTGCGTGGGGCTGGGCACTGCTAAAGGGACAAGAACAGCCCTAGgaatttttctgggggggggcaaaggccattttttggtaaatgcccttcgcctgcctaccaacccctagAAAAACTGACCtaagccccctcacagatgactgcatctTTACGGTGAACGGATCATCCAGTCATGTTGGGGTTCGGAACTTTGGGGCTGAGTTTTTGAACTTGTCCCCGGTGGACCTCCAACGTTAGCTTGGATGAAAGCGATGTCCAGTCCCTGTGCCGACCCACCCATCACGGGAAACCCCTCCCCAACAGaggggctggcgatttccaagctgaagagtggaaagcgcAGGCATTGTGATATCCTTGTAAAATGTAAAGGCGGGGGGTAAACCCATGGtcggcctgcatacagtcctgactcccTTTTGGGCAGTCGGgttaccattccccctgccctctgggggcgtggtcaccccctctctggggggggaaaagg encodes:
- the LOC119569598 gene encoding LOW QUALITY PROTEIN: protein mono-ADP-ribosyltransferase PARP12-like (The sequence of the model RefSeq protein was modified relative to this genomic sequence to represent the inferred CDS: inserted 2 bases in 1 codon; deleted 2 bases in 2 codons; substituted 1 base at 1 genomic stop codon) gives rise to the protein IEIRAEVQLKTVAEVEVKVKVEAKSRSRPKSRSRSKSRSEVKVEVEIGIMMVIPPQRYRRQPDPPCQLEEEAWSKNAPVKLSPKSLVDTLIKSRDLTASLLELMENGGLSPSAVRETVTQYPEVFYLNGEKVELRPEITVCSHHSGPEGCQDRRGCRCIHICQQYTRNSCKDPYCVLGHKWRTDHNIAALRSYFIEHIPVPILQKILVQPLHTMAPVGKNNYLSXIQHKGCIQDDCTSLHICQSFVVSRTRCQQKKCQLNHDILTPQCCKVLSAHGFSTNETPCDIVVAILAANSEILQQDMKENTVGSPETKSLTKSVSENAEKRKDESEIPERKEGYISKDSESASSDDENGVQSQKNENETKSASSQKSGKALDMNEDSVRSETTKITDSDTTELKHSHTSTTSLPKSTPVSIKTYWAQDVQGNVAVLRFAXYSVEGMCRDEGSGCKRLHSSEHFHWQVMKQNENWYNLPEQQVITLEHTYCNPDEDCVDLPRLDPTHLKASARGLLILMGRDTWSANFSSMTLTNSSKSQILKIRRLCTQYIDGQEIKPSNFLWYFLDIQKNWVQYGLSDTTGKTKLIVDATSKDIEKQYRQNPASTYSFKSSAFQYVLDFKSMTQTNQKTNVVRQVRRRPEPHLKKQDEDSEEEKPKDLPSSWEIMQPEERVRTVTLAPSSSEYQAVTALLNGRISTSNIIKIERVQNPYLWRAFVNKITEMSSVLGDKTKVDIRQLFHGTNHNVVSSICAENFDWRLHGSNTGQLYGRGTYFSTDAAYSYSYCGPDGSGMKYIFVAQVAVGAFTVGISSMVRPPLNPATGMLYDSTVNRERNPGIIKPPLTDPLLCGSPFKAKPEAAGVHWRTPKDKAGYLSLEH